The following proteins are co-located in the Parafannyhessea umbonata genome:
- a CDS encoding uracil-DNA glycosylase translates to MPVMRIPGHEHQRPGEVSLQEIRDVLGDCRLCPLAQTRTNIVFGVGDPHARVMFIGEGPGRNEDLQGEPFVGAAGHNLDSLLSLAGLTRDQVYIANVIKCRPPSNRNPRPEEIEACSPFLREQIRSVWPDVLVCLGNFATQFVLRTDKGVTHLRGHVYQTGHFAVVPTFHPAACLYHEQWQPLLQQDIAMVGAWLREHPAAQAGTDAGSKE, encoded by the coding sequence ATGCCGGTCATGCGGATTCCCGGCCACGAGCACCAGCGGCCGGGAGAGGTGTCTCTGCAGGAGATAAGGGACGTGCTGGGCGACTGCCGCCTTTGCCCCTTGGCCCAGACCCGCACGAACATCGTGTTTGGCGTGGGCGACCCGCACGCTCGCGTCATGTTCATAGGCGAGGGGCCGGGCAGAAACGAGGACCTGCAGGGCGAGCCGTTCGTGGGCGCGGCAGGCCACAACCTGGACTCGCTCCTCTCGCTCGCGGGGCTCACGCGCGACCAGGTGTACATCGCGAACGTAATCAAGTGCCGTCCGCCCTCCAACCGCAACCCGCGCCCGGAGGAGATAGAGGCATGCTCGCCGTTTCTGCGCGAGCAGATCCGAAGCGTGTGGCCGGACGTCCTGGTGTGCCTGGGCAACTTTGCCACGCAGTTCGTGCTGCGCACGGACAAGGGCGTCACGCACCTGCGCGGGCACGTGTATCAGACGGGGCACTTCGCGGTGGTGCCCACGTTCCACCCGGCGGCATGCCTGTACCACGAGCAATGGCAGCCGCTTCTGCAGCAGGACATCGCAATGGTGGGCGCGTGGCTGCGGGAGCACCCCGCGGCGCAGGCGGGCACCGACGCCGGAAGTAAGGAGTGA
- the tsaE gene encoding tRNA (adenosine(37)-N6)-threonylcarbamoyltransferase complex ATPase subunit type 1 TsaE: MGQIAARRGRGEFFSTSAEETMGLGEALGRVLGPTDVLVLTGDLGAGKTQLTKGVARGMGVTDDVTSPTFTIEMVYEGSRMPLYHFDLYRLDSADQLEDTGLFDVLGADGPCLIEWGEQFSREIGDDRVDVFVSRLDGEVAPGQEPPRGIRLVPRNARGEELLDRLDAELGN, encoded by the coding sequence ATGGGGCAGATTGCGGCAAGGCGCGGCAGGGGCGAGTTCTTCTCGACCTCCGCGGAAGAGACCATGGGCCTGGGCGAGGCGCTGGGGCGCGTGCTTGGTCCCACGGACGTGTTGGTGCTGACCGGTGACCTCGGCGCTGGAAAGACGCAGCTCACGAAGGGCGTCGCGCGCGGCATGGGCGTGACGGACGACGTGACGAGCCCGACCTTTACCATCGAGATGGTCTACGAGGGCTCGCGCATGCCGCTGTACCACTTCGACCTGTACCGCCTGGACAGCGCCGACCAGCTGGAGGACACGGGGCTGTTCGACGTGCTCGGCGCAGACGGCCCGTGCCTCATCGAGTGGGGCGAGCAGTTCTCGCGGGAGATCGGCGACGACCGCGTGGACGTGTTCGTGTCGCGCCTGGACGGCGAGGTCGCCCCCGGCCAGGAGCCGCCGCGTGGCATCAGGCTCGTGCCACGCAACGCCAGGGGAGAAGAGCTGCTCGATCGGCTCGACGCCGAACTCGGTAACTGA
- the tsaD gene encoding tRNA (adenosine(37)-N6)-threonylcarbamoyltransferase complex transferase subunit TsaD encodes MQTDSVTSDVTDGGPLTVLAVDTSTDMLACAVARIGAQADGARGVDVLASGDHLCRRHANEQLVNTALDCLSQAGLAMGDVDAVLVGRGPGSFTGVRIGIATAKGLACGLGSALYGASTLDAVAWGAWSAGERGLVAVVGDAMRGEVYPGVYLLDDAGAHRTFDAERVVKADEAVRELAARTDVAELALTGDGLKKYRDRFEAAGLTRVLDESLWHPTAQGLARAWAASPARGSGGDPALVLPIYTRLSDAEENERKRLGLKAPASVEVTGVDDALADRHLQLRPMSVNDLPAVAALESDSYAGAAHTPWSERMFYDELSQPGRSWWVAHDLGTIIGFAGGQLAGDDFEVTDVVVARDRRRQGIASRLVSRICYDAHVLNAATASLEVDEKNAPARAAYASLGFEEAGRRRAYYGEGHDALILKVALPLAADAEHTLDHVEPSASIRPWPIQVGERDATVRERLASAGDLVLSIESSCDETAMAVIDSHGEICANVVATSIDFHARFGGVVPEIASRKHVEAIVGVFEEVMAQAGRHFGCDTLTPADLSCVGVTAGPGLVGALVVGVAFAKGLCAATGLPLTAVNHLEGHLLANLFETPDLTPPFVASLVSGGNTMLVHVRDWGDYQVLGATIDDAVGEAFDKVAKALGLGYPGGPVISKLAAKGNKKAIHFPRAMMHSHDYRFSLSGLKTAVITYIEGENKAGRPINLPDLAASFEAAVIDVQVSKAIAAVDETGVSDFCVGGGVAANPQLRAEYRKKFGRRGVRVTVPPMVVCGDNGAMIAVAALRNYRAGKFADLSLDANPNAKLGCWSSDEKPVVSGPWPNKA; translated from the coding sequence ATGCAGACAGACAGCGTCACCAGCGACGTCACCGACGGAGGACCTCTCACGGTCCTTGCCGTCGACACCTCCACCGACATGCTCGCCTGCGCCGTCGCGCGCATAGGGGCGCAGGCGGACGGAGCCCGTGGCGTGGACGTGCTCGCCTCGGGCGACCACCTGTGCCGTCGCCACGCAAACGAGCAGCTCGTGAACACGGCGCTGGACTGCCTGTCCCAGGCGGGGCTTGCGATGGGCGACGTGGACGCCGTGCTCGTGGGCAGGGGCCCCGGCTCGTTCACGGGCGTGCGCATAGGCATCGCGACGGCAAAGGGCCTCGCGTGCGGCCTGGGAAGCGCCCTGTACGGCGCGTCGACCCTGGACGCCGTGGCGTGGGGCGCGTGGTCCGCCGGCGAGCGCGGGCTTGTGGCCGTGGTGGGCGACGCGATGCGCGGCGAGGTCTACCCCGGCGTGTACCTGCTGGACGATGCGGGCGCGCACCGGACGTTCGACGCGGAGCGCGTCGTCAAGGCGGACGAAGCAGTCCGCGAGCTCGCGGCCCGCACGGACGTGGCCGAGCTCGCGCTCACGGGCGACGGGCTGAAGAAGTACCGCGACCGCTTCGAGGCGGCCGGCCTCACGCGCGTGCTGGACGAGTCTCTGTGGCATCCCACGGCGCAGGGCCTTGCGCGCGCCTGGGCGGCGTCACCCGCGCGCGGCAGCGGCGGCGACCCGGCGCTGGTGCTGCCCATCTACACGCGCCTCTCGGACGCGGAGGAGAACGAGCGCAAGCGACTGGGACTGAAGGCGCCCGCGAGCGTCGAGGTCACCGGCGTGGACGACGCGCTGGCAGACAGGCACCTCCAGCTACGTCCCATGTCCGTGAACGACCTGCCGGCCGTCGCGGCGCTCGAGAGCGATTCCTACGCGGGCGCTGCCCACACGCCGTGGAGCGAGCGCATGTTCTACGACGAGCTCTCGCAGCCCGGCCGCAGCTGGTGGGTCGCGCACGACCTCGGCACCATCATCGGCTTCGCGGGTGGCCAGCTCGCGGGCGACGACTTCGAGGTGACTGACGTCGTCGTCGCGCGCGACAGGCGTCGCCAGGGCATCGCGTCCAGGCTCGTGTCGCGCATCTGCTACGACGCGCACGTGCTGAACGCCGCCACGGCATCGCTCGAGGTGGACGAGAAGAACGCACCCGCGCGGGCCGCATACGCCTCGCTTGGCTTCGAGGAGGCCGGGCGCCGCCGCGCGTACTACGGCGAGGGGCACGACGCCCTCATCCTCAAGGTGGCGTTGCCGCTTGCGGCGGACGCGGAGCACACGCTCGACCACGTGGAGCCGTCGGCCTCCATTAGGCCGTGGCCCATCCAGGTGGGGGAGCGCGACGCCACGGTCCGCGAGCGCCTCGCTTCCGCGGGCGACCTCGTGCTCTCGATCGAGTCCTCGTGCGACGAGACGGCGATGGCCGTCATCGACTCGCATGGCGAGATCTGCGCAAACGTGGTCGCGACGTCCATCGACTTCCACGCGCGCTTCGGCGGCGTCGTGCCGGAAATCGCGTCCCGCAAGCACGTCGAGGCGATCGTCGGCGTGTTCGAGGAGGTCATGGCCCAGGCGGGACGTCACTTTGGCTGCGACACGCTCACGCCGGCAGACCTGTCCTGCGTCGGCGTCACGGCGGGTCCCGGCCTCGTGGGCGCCCTCGTCGTGGGCGTCGCGTTCGCGAAGGGCCTCTGCGCCGCGACGGGCCTTCCGCTCACGGCCGTGAACCACCTGGAGGGCCACCTGCTCGCAAACCTGTTCGAGACCCCAGACCTCACGCCGCCTTTCGTGGCAAGCCTCGTGTCGGGCGGCAACACCATGCTCGTCCACGTGCGCGACTGGGGCGACTACCAGGTCCTCGGCGCCACGATCGATGACGCCGTCGGCGAGGCGTTCGACAAGGTGGCAAAGGCGCTTGGCCTTGGCTACCCGGGAGGGCCGGTCATCTCCAAGCTCGCGGCGAAGGGCAACAAGAAGGCCATCCACTTCCCGCGCGCCATGATGCACAGCCACGACTACCGCTTCAGCCTCTCCGGCCTCAAGACGGCGGTCATCACGTACATCGAGGGCGAGAACAAGGCCGGTCGCCCCATCAACCTGCCAGACCTCGCCGCGTCGTTCGAGGCGGCCGTCATCGACGTCCAGGTGTCGAAGGCGATTGCCGCCGTGGACGAGACGGGCGTGTCCGACTTCTGCGTCGGCGGCGGCGTCGCGGCGAACCCGCAGCTCCGCGCGGAGTACCGCAAGAAGTTCGGCCGCCGGGGCGTGCGCGTCACCGTGCCGCCCATGGTGGTCTGCGGCGACAACGGCGCCATGATCGCCGTGGCGGCGCTCAGGAACTATCGTGCCGGCAAGTTCGCGGACCTCTCGCTCGACGCTAACCCCAACGCAAAGCTCGGCTGCTGGTCCTCGGACGAGAAGCCCGTGGTAAGCGGCCCGTGGCCCAACAAGGCGTAG
- a CDS encoding transporter substrate-binding domain-containing protein, with product MTQKHDFEQINPQTNASGRDAARQLSRRGFLKVSGMTAITAAGLTFLTACGPAAQGTSDKSSSSSSKSDTGVLGDGKTLRVGMEAAYAPYNWQTTQESEYTIPIENVDGAYADGYDVQFAKIVGKALDMEPVAVKMSFSGLIDALNNGQIDVIIAGMSATKERKQSIDFSKPYFVGGFGLLVKKGSKYASAKSLEDFSGAAVLGQKDTMLDTVIDEIPSVNHLTPVDSVPNQLSQLDQGTCDAITYNTENTNGFLRANPDLVAIQFEKGKGFKETVPANVGLAKGQKKVLAKINKAIAAVDQDTRTKMFDAAVERQPS from the coding sequence ATGACCCAGAAGCACGATTTCGAGCAAATCAATCCGCAAACGAACGCGTCGGGACGCGACGCCGCAAGGCAGCTTTCCCGCCGTGGCTTCCTGAAGGTCTCCGGCATGACGGCCATCACCGCCGCCGGCCTCACCTTCCTCACCGCGTGTGGCCCCGCCGCACAGGGCACCTCCGACAAGTCCTCCTCTTCCTCCTCTAAGTCCGACACCGGCGTCCTCGGCGACGGCAAGACCCTGCGTGTCGGCATGGAGGCCGCGTACGCCCCGTACAACTGGCAGACCACGCAGGAGTCCGAGTACACCATCCCCATCGAGAACGTGGACGGCGCGTACGCTGACGGCTACGACGTCCAGTTCGCAAAGATCGTCGGCAAGGCGCTCGACATGGAGCCCGTTGCCGTCAAGATGAGCTTCTCCGGCCTGATCGACGCGCTCAACAACGGTCAGATCGATGTGATCATCGCCGGCATGTCCGCCACGAAGGAGCGCAAGCAGTCCATCGACTTCTCCAAGCCGTACTTCGTGGGCGGCTTCGGCCTCCTCGTGAAGAAGGGCTCCAAGTACGCCAGCGCAAAGTCCTTGGAGGACTTCTCGGGCGCCGCGGTCCTCGGCCAGAAGGACACCATGCTCGACACCGTCATCGACGAGATCCCGAGCGTCAACCATCTCACGCCGGTCGACTCCGTGCCCAACCAGCTGTCCCAGCTCGACCAGGGCACCTGCGACGCCATCACCTACAACACCGAGAACACCAACGGCTTCCTGCGCGCCAACCCCGACCTCGTCGCCATCCAGTTCGAGAAGGGCAAGGGCTTCAAGGAGACCGTCCCGGCCAACGTCGGTCTTGCCAAGGGCCAGAAGAAGGTCCTCGCGAAGATCAACAAGGCGATTGCGGCCGTCGACCAGGACACCCGCACCAAGATGTTCGACGCGGCCGTCGAGCGCCAGCCGTCGTAG
- a CDS encoding amino acid ABC transporter permease, with the protein MSTAQGAEGTPKEKGRGRLGSFLLKDHRYVLLGTSVVAVLGMWLSMQPRSSLSFLAPVYALEVVMYYVLLAWVIVSAVALVTKLAKWRDYAQTSPFAKPAARRAERRCSYVVWLFSAVLFVDRAVMGFVSVVQGAVASNSNPKDFLSAMVYMVYKGRGIFARGIATTIELAVFGTVIAFFLALLLVFLRLQRVDRPDNDFVRFLKVVGCGFAKVYSAVVRGTPMMVQSLIIYFAGFAVLSGSGMSTNEIRAVWSTFVAGLVTISLNSTAYMMEVLRGGIEAVDPGQTEAARSLGLSQWQAMSKVVFPQGIKNSIPALSNELVINIKDSSVLSVIGVFDLMFATTTVAGIYYRQLETYVAAAVCYLILTMIASKLLSMLAVRLDAPAMGPALSSSEVKVTTGVAGSASQTIKTEIESGQTQHRGGM; encoded by the coding sequence ATGAGCACAGCCCAAGGTGCGGAAGGCACCCCAAAGGAGAAGGGCAGGGGCCGTCTTGGCAGCTTCCTGCTAAAAGACCACCGCTACGTCCTTCTGGGGACGAGCGTCGTCGCCGTGCTCGGCATGTGGCTCTCGATGCAGCCGCGCTCGTCGCTCAGCTTCCTGGCGCCCGTGTACGCGCTCGAGGTCGTCATGTACTACGTGCTGCTCGCGTGGGTTATCGTGTCGGCGGTCGCGCTCGTGACGAAGCTCGCGAAGTGGCGCGACTACGCCCAGACGTCGCCGTTCGCTAAGCCGGCGGCACGCCGTGCCGAGCGTAGGTGCTCCTACGTGGTCTGGCTCTTCTCGGCCGTGCTCTTCGTCGACCGCGCGGTCATGGGCTTCGTGTCCGTGGTGCAGGGCGCCGTCGCGTCCAACTCCAACCCCAAGGACTTCCTCAGCGCCATGGTGTACATGGTGTACAAGGGGCGCGGCATCTTCGCGCGCGGCATCGCCACCACCATCGAGCTTGCGGTGTTCGGCACCGTCATCGCGTTCTTCCTCGCGCTGCTGCTGGTGTTCCTGCGCCTGCAGCGGGTCGACCGCCCGGACAACGACTTCGTGCGCTTCCTCAAGGTCGTGGGCTGCGGATTTGCCAAGGTGTACTCGGCCGTGGTCCGCGGCACGCCCATGATGGTGCAGTCGCTCATCATCTACTTCGCCGGGTTCGCGGTGCTGTCCGGCTCCGGCATGAGCACGAACGAGATCCGCGCCGTCTGGTCCACGTTCGTCGCCGGCCTCGTCACCATCTCGCTGAACTCCACCGCGTACATGATGGAGGTCCTGCGCGGCGGCATTGAGGCCGTCGACCCCGGCCAGACGGAGGCGGCGCGCTCGCTGGGCCTCTCGCAGTGGCAGGCCATGAGCAAGGTCGTCTTCCCGCAGGGCATCAAGAACTCCATCCCGGCGCTCTCCAACGAGCTCGTCATCAACATCAAGGACTCCTCGGTCCTCTCGGTCATCGGCGTGTTCGACCTCATGTTCGCCACCACGACCGTCGCCGGCATCTACTATCGCCAGCTCGAGACCTACGTCGCGGCGGCCGTGTGCTACCTCATCCTCACCATGATCGCGTCCAAGCTCCTCTCCATGCTCGCCGTCCGCCTGGACGCCCCCGCCATGGGGCCGGCGCTGTCGTCGTCTGAGGTCAAGGTCACCACGGGCGTCGCCGGCAGTGCGAGCCAGACCATCAAGACCGAAATCGAGTCCGGACAGACCCAGCACAGGGGAGGCATGTAG
- a CDS encoding amino acid ABC transporter ATP-binding protein: MAASNTAGTEPVIRIEGLRKSFGDHVVLKNIDFDVMPGEVVTIIGASGSGKSTLLRCINLLETPDSGHVWFHGQDLAAEHVDVNRLREKIGMVFQGFNLFNNLNVLQNCTLAPVTLKKMGKADAEAEAMRHLTEVGLAEFAKSPVTSLSGGQKQRVAIARALCMRPDLMLFDEPTSALDPEIVGEVLSVMRDLAREGMTMVVVTHEMEFAKNVSDKVVFMDRGVIAEQGDPQQIFTNPRMPRTREFLSRYLEDKPAEVREA, translated from the coding sequence ATGGCAGCAAGCAACACCGCGGGCACCGAGCCCGTCATCAGAATCGAGGGCCTGCGCAAGAGCTTCGGCGATCACGTCGTCCTCAAGAACATCGACTTCGACGTCATGCCGGGCGAGGTCGTCACCATCATCGGGGCGTCCGGCTCCGGCAAGTCCACGCTCCTGCGCTGCATAAACCTGCTCGAGACGCCGGATTCCGGCCACGTGTGGTTCCACGGCCAGGACCTCGCGGCAGAGCACGTGGACGTCAACAGGCTGCGCGAGAAGATCGGCATGGTCTTCCAGGGATTCAACCTGTTCAACAATCTCAACGTGCTCCAGAACTGCACGCTTGCGCCCGTCACGCTGAAGAAGATGGGCAAGGCCGACGCCGAGGCCGAGGCCATGCGCCACCTTACGGAGGTCGGCCTCGCGGAGTTTGCGAAGTCCCCGGTCACGTCGCTCTCCGGTGGCCAGAAGCAGCGCGTCGCCATCGCGCGCGCCCTGTGCATGAGGCCGGACCTCATGCTGTTCGACGAGCCCACCTCCGCCCTCGACCCAGAGATCGTGGGCGAGGTCCTCTCCGTCATGCGCGATCTCGCGAGGGAGGGCATGACCATGGTCGTCGTCACGCACGAGATGGAGTTCGCGAAGAACGTCTCGGACAAGGTCGTCTTCATGGACCGGGGCGTCATCGCGGAGCAGGGCGACCCGCAGCAGATCTTCACGAACCCGCGCATGCCGCGCACCCGCGAGTTCCTCTCGCGCTACCTGGAGGACAAGCCGGCCGAGGTGCGGGAGGCATAG
- a CDS encoding M20/M25/M40 family metallo-hydrolase, which translates to MASVWQFFSHEGDYADLNEAAACSRLAQALSIATVDGPTHDATDWAAFDALGEFFRRSFPYVFEAAEVEKIDHSLMLTLHGQDASLDPVMFMGHMDVVPVVPGTEGDWEHGAFSGHMDDAYVWGRGALDMKDQVMGVLEAVEYALRHGWEFRRTLMLCLGQDEETLQSGARSMGGLLARRGVRLHFVVDEGDYLVTDLAHLGAPGRHCMTVGLAEKGYADVRLVARSAGGHSSNPYGGTSLARLAKAIDRVASSPWPAELIEVDRTMLAAIAPYVTEGPLARLVAGGRASIDANAQEIADAFRRDPQLFPLVTTTVAPTMIEGSSRQSNVMPQDMSATINFRILPGTTVAQVEERVRELVDGLGVEVELVADVCNDPSNTSRADGAGFAALREAASRYFVEPGDGSPLPLVPSLQTGATDASMYECVCDGCLRFSPFVADADEVDRGVHGTNERITRRAYMQGIRFFVRLIQQELL; encoded by the coding sequence ATGGCGTCCGTATGGCAGTTCTTCTCGCACGAGGGCGACTACGCGGACCTGAACGAGGCCGCCGCGTGCTCGCGCCTTGCGCAGGCGCTCTCCATCGCGACGGTCGACGGCCCCACGCACGACGCGACGGACTGGGCCGCCTTCGACGCGCTGGGCGAGTTCTTCCGCAGGTCGTTCCCGTACGTGTTCGAGGCGGCGGAGGTCGAGAAGATCGACCATTCGCTCATGCTCACGCTCCATGGGCAGGACGCCTCCCTCGACCCCGTCATGTTCATGGGCCACATGGACGTCGTGCCCGTCGTCCCCGGGACGGAGGGCGACTGGGAGCACGGCGCCTTCAGCGGCCACATGGACGACGCCTACGTGTGGGGTCGTGGCGCCCTTGACATGAAGGACCAGGTCATGGGTGTGCTCGAGGCCGTGGAGTACGCCCTGCGCCACGGGTGGGAGTTCCGCCGCACGCTCATGCTGTGCCTGGGCCAGGACGAGGAGACCCTCCAGTCCGGTGCCCGCTCCATGGGAGGGCTTCTCGCAAGGCGCGGCGTGCGCCTGCACTTCGTGGTGGACGAGGGCGACTACCTCGTGACGGACCTTGCGCACCTTGGCGCGCCCGGGCGTCACTGCATGACGGTGGGGCTTGCCGAGAAGGGCTACGCCGACGTCCGCCTCGTCGCCAGGAGCGCGGGCGGGCACTCGTCCAACCCCTATGGCGGCACGTCGCTCGCACGCCTTGCGAAGGCGATCGACCGTGTGGCGAGCAGCCCCTGGCCGGCGGAGCTCATCGAGGTCGACCGCACGATGCTCGCCGCGATCGCTCCGTATGTGACGGAGGGCCCGCTCGCACGGCTCGTCGCGGGCGGGCGCGCGTCCATCGACGCGAACGCGCAAGAGATCGCGGACGCCTTCCGCCGGGACCCGCAGCTGTTCCCGCTCGTCACCACCACGGTCGCGCCCACCATGATCGAGGGGTCGTCCCGACAGTCGAACGTCATGCCGCAGGACATGAGCGCCACCATAAACTTCCGCATCCTGCCCGGCACGACGGTGGCGCAGGTGGAGGAGCGCGTCCGCGAGCTCGTGGACGGCCTCGGCGTCGAGGTGGAGCTCGTGGCGGACGTGTGCAACGACCCGTCCAACACGTCGCGCGCAGACGGCGCCGGCTTCGCCGCGCTCAGGGAGGCGGCGTCTCGCTACTTCGTGGAGCCTGGCGACGGCTCGCCGCTGCCGCTCGTGCCGTCGCTTCAGACCGGCGCGACGGACGCGAGCATGTACGAGTGCGTCTGCGACGGCTGCCTGCGCTTCTCGCCCTTCGTCGCGGACGCGGACGAGGTGGACCGCGGCGTGCACGGCACGAACGAGCGCATCACGCGTCGCGCGTACATGCAGGGCATCAGGTTCTTCGTGCGCCTCATCCAGCAGGAGCTGCTGTAG
- a CDS encoding amidohydrolase, producing the protein MGSLSVVMSNHVFLGQGSPDVRAALVIEGDTIRAVASPEHLAHVVPEGTPVRDFGDAFICPGFHDAHQHVFHTSLFRSDLALSYAGTSEKDCVRRLREFAARHPGDGWLLGQGFRSALWDPPVPPTRASLDEAFPDRPVCMYEGDLHTLWVNTRGLSELGITDDTVPPAGGFFDRDADGHLTGVIHEAAGMYYVSKVFASLPRQGVLDAYRDYFRMSLSQGITSVCDMALCAIPGTDFVYDDIYRELLGAGQIPMRVHLYPQNVGTFERVESLQAEFRGKMVQVPGTKQFFDGISSAHTAWLHEPYANPYFPGDCGRPTVDAEVMRSYVMEAARRGIATRIHTIGDRAVSTAIDIFAEARRAYGRPRHGMNAIEHIENLTPADVEAMARIDLVASVQPQHVVIDVTQPERDLGPKRAAFMWPFASYARAGVTMAFGTDSPCVPDSAMQVLSCAVTREVPQTNQPAGGWLPQERISMPRAIDAYTRGSARLVGREHELGTLAAGKLADFVVLDTNLVTADPERIQDVATVATYVGGAPVWEA; encoded by the coding sequence ATGGGTTCTCTGAGCGTCGTCATGTCAAACCACGTCTTCCTGGGGCAGGGGAGCCCGGACGTCCGCGCCGCCCTCGTGATCGAGGGTGACACCATCCGCGCGGTCGCCTCTCCGGAGCACCTTGCCCACGTCGTGCCGGAAGGCACGCCCGTGCGCGACTTCGGCGACGCGTTCATATGTCCCGGCTTCCACGACGCGCACCAGCACGTGTTCCACACGTCGCTCTTCCGGAGCGACCTTGCGCTCTCGTACGCGGGCACAAGCGAGAAGGACTGCGTCCGCAGGCTGCGGGAGTTCGCGGCGCGGCATCCCGGCGACGGGTGGCTCCTTGGCCAGGGCTTTCGCTCCGCGCTCTGGGACCCACCCGTGCCTCCGACGCGCGCCTCGCTCGACGAGGCGTTCCCGGACCGGCCGGTCTGCATGTACGAGGGCGACCTCCACACGCTGTGGGTGAACACGCGCGGCCTCTCGGAGCTCGGCATCACGGACGACACCGTCCCGCCGGCCGGCGGCTTCTTCGACCGCGACGCGGACGGCCACCTCACCGGCGTCATCCACGAGGCCGCCGGCATGTACTACGTGTCGAAGGTGTTCGCGAGCCTGCCCAGGCAGGGCGTGCTCGACGCATACCGCGACTACTTCCGCATGAGCCTCTCTCAGGGCATCACGAGCGTGTGCGACATGGCGCTCTGCGCCATCCCGGGCACGGACTTCGTGTACGACGACATCTACCGCGAGCTTCTGGGCGCGGGGCAGATCCCCATGCGCGTGCACCTGTACCCGCAGAACGTCGGAACGTTCGAGCGCGTCGAGAGCCTGCAGGCGGAGTTCAGGGGCAAGATGGTGCAGGTCCCGGGCACGAAGCAGTTCTTCGACGGCATATCGAGCGCTCACACGGCGTGGCTGCACGAGCCGTACGCGAACCCGTACTTCCCGGGCGACTGCGGAAGGCCCACCGTCGATGCGGAGGTCATGCGCTCCTACGTGATGGAGGCCGCGCGCCGCGGCATCGCCACGCGAATCCACACCATAGGCGACAGGGCAGTCAGCACCGCAATCGACATCTTCGCGGAGGCGCGTCGCGCCTACGGCCGCCCGCGCCACGGCATGAACGCGATAGAGCACATCGAGAACCTCACCCCCGCGGACGTGGAGGCCATGGCCAGGATCGACCTCGTCGCGTCCGTCCAGCCGCAGCACGTGGTGATAGACGTGACGCAGCCGGAGCGCGACCTTGGACCCAAGCGCGCGGCGTTCATGTGGCCGTTTGCAAGCTACGCCCGCGCGGGCGTCACCATGGCGTTCGGCACGGACTCGCCGTGCGTGCCGGACAGCGCGATGCAGGTGCTCAGCTGCGCCGTCACGCGCGAGGTGCCGCAGACCAACCAGCCGGCCGGCGGCTGGCTCCCCCAGGAGCGCATCTCCATGCCGCGCGCCATCGACGCGTACACCCGCGGCAGCGCGCGCCTCGTCGGGCGCGAGCACGAGCTCGGCACGCTCGCCGCCGGCAAGCTCGCGGACTTTGTGGTGCTTGACACGAACCTCGTCACCGCGGACCCGGAGCGCATCCAGGACGTGGCGACCGTTGCCACCTACGTCGGCGGCGCGCCGGTGTGGGAGGCATAG